A stretch of Arachis hypogaea cultivar Tifrunner chromosome 15, arahy.Tifrunner.gnm2.J5K5, whole genome shotgun sequence DNA encodes these proteins:
- the LOC112750407 gene encoding DNA mismatch repair protein MSH3-like isoform X1, with product MEKTFLTNVFQQLEILKNNSDGSKNGSLLQIMNRTLTIFGSRLLRHWVSHPLWDQTMISACLHAVSEIAESMKSCSKYWSFICFVELNHFKNVPDLEFSFQQDSESKLIKRL from the exons ATGGAAAAGACCTTTTTAACCAATGTGTTTCAACAACTAGAG attttaaaaaataatagtgaTGGATCTAAGAATGGGTCCTTGCTGCAAATTATGAATCGCACCCTTACTATATTCGGTTCTAGGCTTCTTAGGCATTGG GTATCTCATCCATTATGGGATCAGACCATGATTTCTGCTTGTCTTCATGCTGTATCTGAAATTGCAGAATCCATGAAATCG TGTAGCAAATATTGGAGCTTTATTTGTTTTGTTGAGCTGAACCATTTCAAGAATGTTCCTGATTTGGAGTTTAGTTTCCAGCAAGACTCTGAGTCAAAGCTAATTAAAAGGCTTTGA
- the LOC112750407 gene encoding DNA mismatch repair protein MSH3-like isoform X2, whose product MEKTFLTNVFQQLEILKNNSDGSKNGSLLQIMNRTLTIFGSRLLRHWVSHPLWDQTMISACLHAVSEIAESMKSQILELYLFC is encoded by the exons ATGGAAAAGACCTTTTTAACCAATGTGTTTCAACAACTAGAG attttaaaaaataatagtgaTGGATCTAAGAATGGGTCCTTGCTGCAAATTATGAATCGCACCCTTACTATATTCGGTTCTAGGCTTCTTAGGCATTGG GTATCTCATCCATTATGGGATCAGACCATGATTTCTGCTTGTCTTCATGCTGTATCTGAAATTGCAGAATCCATGAAATCG CAAATATTGGAGCTTTATTTGTTTTGTTGA